From Caldicellulosiruptor hydrothermalis 108, a single genomic window includes:
- the hypE gene encoding hydrogenase expression/formation protein HypE — MMRTIRKEHGNGGKQTYELIDDLFKPIFGSEILKSGDDSTVFSLNGMKVGISTDSFVVKPYFFKGGDIGKLSVCGTVNDLAVAGLEPKYITISFIIEEGFSMDDLEKITRSIRKYADLAKVEVVAGDTKVVEKGAADGIFINTTGLGVARDTQKMPSISRIKGNQVVIVSGDIGRHGACIYSHNEDLGFKDRIESDCGLLLDVISELMQEVDVAYMKDLTRGGLATALNEIVQKSGFDIKVEEEKIPVADEVKALCDILGLDSYYLACEGRFVAIVNGDEKEKAIEILRKYNGFACEIGTVEESREKRVYLSTTFGGTRILDMLYYEMLPRIC; from the coding sequence ATGATGAGGACTATTCGCAAGGAACATGGCAATGGCGGGAAACAGACATATGAGCTGATTGACGACCTTTTCAAGCCAATATTTGGTTCTGAAATATTGAAAAGCGGTGATGATTCAACAGTATTTTCTTTAAACGGTATGAAAGTGGGAATATCAACAGATTCATTTGTAGTAAAGCCATATTTTTTTAAAGGAGGAGATATTGGAAAGCTTTCGGTATGTGGTACGGTAAATGACTTAGCTGTTGCAGGACTTGAACCAAAGTATATTACCATTTCTTTTATAATTGAAGAAGGATTTTCAATGGATGATTTAGAGAAAATTACAAGATCAATAAGGAAATATGCAGATTTAGCAAAGGTTGAGGTTGTTGCAGGGGATACAAAGGTTGTAGAAAAAGGTGCGGCAGATGGGATATTTATAAATACGACTGGATTGGGTGTTGCAAGAGATACCCAAAAAATGCCTTCGATTTCAAGGATAAAAGGTAATCAAGTTGTGATTGTCAGTGGGGATATAGGAAGACACGGAGCATGCATATATTCTCACAATGAAGACCTTGGGTTTAAAGACAGGATAGAATCCGATTGTGGGCTTTTGTTAGATGTAATTTCAGAGCTGATGCAAGAGGTAGATGTTGCGTATATGAAAGACCTTACAAGAGGTGGGCTTGCCACAGCTTTAAATGAGATTGTCCAAAAGTCTGGCTTTGATATAAAAGTTGAGGAAGAAAAGATACCTGTGGCAGATGAGGTAAAAGCTCTGTGCGATATTCTGGGGCTGGATAGCTATTATCTTGCTTGTGAAGGTAGGTTTGTTGCCATAGTAAATGGTGATGAAAAAGAGAAAGCTATTGAGATTTTGAGAAAATACAATGGGTTTGCATGTGAGATTGGAACAGTGGAGGAAAGTAGGGAAAAGAGAGTATATCTGTCAACTACCTTTGGCGGCACGAGAATTTTGGACATGCTTTATTATGAAATGTTACCAAGGATTTGCTAA
- a CDS encoding 4Fe-4S dicluster domain-containing protein, protein MKLKIEYDKCKSCGLCVEICPKKILYIDRSRINKKGYNPVEVKDQNSCIGCGSCYKVCPDIVFEVGE, encoded by the coding sequence TTGAAACTCAAAATCGAATATGATAAGTGCAAAAGTTGTGGACTTTGTGTGGAAATCTGTCCCAAGAAAATCTTGTATATAGACAGGAGCAGAATAAACAAAAAAGGGTATAACCCTGTTGAAGTAAAAGACCAAAACTCATGTATTGGCTGTGGAAGCTGTTATAAGGTTTGCCCTGATATAGTGTTTGAGGTAGGTGAGTAG